In Lolium rigidum isolate FL_2022 chromosome 7, APGP_CSIRO_Lrig_0.1, whole genome shotgun sequence, the DNA window cttctgcatcagatagagtggaaacttagactagtaatagaagggaacatttccataatcctagcacctaagtagctagatttctatagcaagccaagtagctcttaagcttgatttagcaataagttagactacgagtcgttcttctggagctttatttgaagttttacctcactgtaaagtaggaggctgtgttgatcctatgtaaacagtttgtgtatccttctatagacataccttgggctcccatatgtttctgttgtaccactctgagggatgtaatatgagtggaatggtgtttcacttgtgttatgtcaacgacttgtgtactacaccatgtagtggtacgctgggtcaccgcagctgtgtcatggtgttcttcttcttcgtggtcggcgacgtggtgatgcttgtgaccggcgtgaacaTCGGTCTCATGGTGGTGTTTATCTTCGtgatcggcgacgtggtgatgcttgtgaccagcgtgaccggcggtgtcctggtggtcttcgtcttcgtggtcgacgacatggtgatgcttgtgacgggcaTGACCGGTGGTGTCCTGGTGGTTTTCGTCTTGgtggtcgacgacatggtgatgcttgtgacgggcgtGAACATCAGTGTCATGGTGGCGTTCGTCTTCATGGTCGGCAACATGATGGTGCTTGTGACCGGCGGCGTCacggtggtcttcgtcttcgtggtcggcaacGTGGTAATATTTGTGACCGGCATGAacgacggtgccatggtggttcttcatcttcgtggtcgccgacgtgtccatgcttgtgaccgacagtgtcatggtggtgttcgtcttcgtggtcggcgatgtggTGATGCTTTTGACCGGCGCGACCGACTATGCCATTACCGACATGCTAAAGCTTGTGAACGGCGGTGCCATGGTGATCTTGTCATAGGtgaggtaaggtcaccatgttAGTATATACGTGAGGCTAGAAAAAGCATGCGACCTACTAAACAAAGTGACACTTGGGTACCAAGTGATGCAACCTAGGCAATCAAATAAAGTGTGTTTTATGTACTGGAGCTCGTCCAAAACGAAATGTATGTTCCATCTCACGGACACAGTGAACCATGAATTAGATGACGTGTTCTATACGTCATTTTCATTAGACTCGAACGGAACATGCACACAACGACTCCACCGCTACCAAACCTCATCGCAAAAGAAGGAAAGACTCCAACGCGAGGTACCAACGACCACGGGCACGCGGTCGCGGTCATACCTTGAATAAAGAGTAAAGTTCGAAAAAAACCTTAGACTTGTAGAGGGTGTCGGAATCAAACCTCAAACTTAGAATACCGCAAATCAGCACCCCCAACTCATAAATCCCGGTCGCTTCTCACGGGGCTCTCTTTTTAGACGGGATTCGCTGACGTGGCCGTAATCAAGGCTGGGATTGGTTACTTTCTCTGAATTACTAGCATATCTGAAGAGGGAAAAAACGAGCACGCAGAGTAGCTGAGCCAAAGCAACTCGCCCAGCAGTAGAATGGGAAGTCGATTCGTGATGAGGAGACGACCAATTAACATGCGATGAGCTCCGGCAGGCGCCTCGTCGGCGGGGGAGAGGATCAACGGGAGTGTGAGCCGACACAATTTTGGAAAGTTCATGGCGACGCGGTCGAGGTCGGGCGGACTGCGAGGTGATGAGCGGCGGCAGTAGTACCATCACCAGCACCCGGTCGCCACCTGCGTTGGGCCGCTTCGCCGAGGGCGTCATGGCCAACCCGGAGGCGGCGAAGAGCTTGCGCGTGGGGGCGGTAGGAGCAGTCCGGGGGCACGAGTCCACGGTGACTCGCCGACACGCCCGACGACTGATGTCGAGCAGCTTCTGCTCTCTGCTCTCAGCCGAGGCCATCTTGTCAGCGTTGCTACGCGGCGGACTCGGCACTTGTGGCTCCCAGGAAAGGATCAGCGGAGACTGCTCGCCACTCCGGCGAGGAGCTCATACACAAACGAAATCCAGAACAGGGGAGAAGAAAAGGGAGTGGAGGAAGATGATACTCAGTAGATATGACATGTGGTCCACAGTTGTCGCTGAGAGAGATGACTCATGTCAGCAATCCCTGTTTGGCAATGATGTAGAGGTGAATTATGACCGGGAATTAACAGTTGAGGGTGCTAATTTCAGGGATCCCAAGTTTGGGGTTTGATTTAGACTTCCTCTACCAATTCAAGGTTTAAAACAGACTTTACTCTTGAATAAAACCTGGCACAAGTCCGAGGGCCTTGCCCAAAACTTGCCCACCGTCAAAACGTTTTCTATTCGATTTCGTGCCCCTTCCGCGTCCGTGCCAGCGAGCGACCCCTTCTTCGCCCCTCTTGCCCGCCGGTGGCAACGACCGAAGCGGCCGACGGGGACGAAGGAAGACGCTCACCGGCGGGTTTTGCTCCGATCCCGCGGCGAGCGCGCGGTTCCGGGGACCTATGGGAACGCCGGAGTTCCCTGACCTGGGGCGGCACTGCAGCGTCGGCGACTGCCACCAGATCGATTTCCTCCCCTTCACCTGCGACCGGTGCGAATACGTACGTTTCCGCCTCCCCCGTTTCTTCCGTTGACCCGATTTGACTGTTAATTGGCTTGGAGATTGGATCATTCGTTCGTGTTCAGAGCTTGCCCCAATCTAAGTTTTGTTCGGTAGATTATGGAACAGGAGAATTGTTCCTCACGCGGTTTCCTGAAGTAGATCCTGGGAGTAGTACTTTGGGCCGGGAGACCTTACCTGGGTTTTACATTCAAGATTGTGATCTGGTAGCCTACTAAGGAGTAAGGACTCGCCCTCAGGAGATGCAAAAGGGAAGCTAAATTATTCTTGTTAGCATCCCTTAACCATTTCTTGGTGCCTGGGCAGCATGAATGAAGAACTTCTTTATTTTGCCTGTTCCGTGGAGTAGAGAATCGAAAGTCTGCCATCTTGTTGCCGCCGTAGAGTTCTTGTGTCACCGTTTGGCGTTTCGTGAGTTGGTGGCATGCTCTGTATGACCTTTTTTCCTGAATATCGTTGGATGCAGAATCATATTTTCTTCTAATTTGAGATGCTCAAGAAATGTTTTGGTTGATTGGAGCATTTAGTTCAAGTCCACTGTGGTTGGCCTATTAATTTGTAGACACACTTTCGGAATCGAATGTAAAGCTTGTTCCTAACTTCCCTTTTCATGCACCAAAGTAGAAGAAATTTTGTGTGAAGCATACTAGGGAAGAAACAACTAGCAAAGATGACTTCATGGATTAGATAAAATCATGTTCTCATGAGTTAGCTCTTTTAACATCAAGGAAATATCAGTTTATGAATAATGGTTTGAAGCCACTACGTAATGCATTACATGATAAGAAGCAACTATCAGTGTATCCATGAAATGGTGGATTATTTTAAAACTGGAAACAGGGGTAAAAGAAAAGGAAGCCTTAGTTTGGCTAGGAGTTATCTGTTTTCACGTATGGGTGTTAAATTGATGGTGGTACTTATACTCACAACAGCATTACACGCGTAAGTGTTGTGTCAGCTACACTCCCCTGAAAATAAGTTCTTTGCTGAGTTAATTGCATTGGCATATTTTTACAGAATGTGCAGTATTTGTTCTTCTAGAAATTCAGCTTATTTGTCTTCTGAAATTCTTTGCCTTCTGAAATGTATGGGCACCTCAATTCTAACAGTTCCTTTATATAGCTGTCATTACTAAATGCAGCCAGCCATTGTGCTAATATGGCTATTTTACGATTGTTCAGGTCTTTTGCCTTCAGCACCGAAGTTATACCTCACATAAATGTCCAGTCGCAAATAATAAGGATGTCACTGTCGTCATCTGCCCACTATGTGCTAAAGGAGTTCGCCTGAATCCAAATGAAGATGCCAACATCACCTGGGAGGCTCATGTCAATACCGATTGTGATCCATCGAATTACCAGAgagcaacaaagaaaaagaaatgccCAGTTCCTCGGTGCAAAGAAACACTGACATTTTCAAACACGATCAGGTGCAAAGATTGCAGCAAAGAGCACTGCCTCAAGCACAGATTTGGTCCTGATCACATGTGTCCGGGGCCAAGAAAACTCGAGCCTACCTTCCCCTTTGCCAACATGCTAAGGAGAAGTCAGAAAGTCGAGCCACGCgccaacagcagtagcagtagttcTTCCTGGTGGGGCTCCAGCCTGTTGAATGCAGCATCAAGTTTCAGATCATCAGCAGAAGCAGGAATGCAAAAACTGAGCATTGCCACCAGCGAAGTTGTCCAGAAGGCTAAGGATGGGATCACCCCGAGCAGCAGTAGCGGTGACCTCGTGGAGCAATGTGTTCAGTGCCCGGCAAGATTTTCCAACGTGGGGGCCCTAATCGAGCATGTTGAGAAATCCCATGGGAACAGCTTGCAACTGAGCCGTGGCAGAGTGACAATTGATGCGTGTCCCAAATGTAGCAAGGGATTTCAGGATCCGGTGTTGCTCGTGGAGCATGTTGAGAGGGAACATGGAGGAACATCAAAAGCATAAGCATGCTTGTAGTCATTTTTCATTATGTTTATTCCTGATTTGATGTATAATTTACTCCTCATTTAATCGATTTGACTGTACTTGGATGAGCTCTGGGCTCGAAGTGTGCACATGAAAGGCAAGTATAATCTGAAAGAGCCATTGTCAATTGAATCATCACGCACTTGATACTAGAAACCAAATGTACGCTGTTCAAAACTGAATGTGCCTGAGCTGTAACTTGCTGCTCTTTTGAGGCGTTGCCGAGGTGTGCCGGCATCCCCCTCGCTCTCTCTTGATGTGGGTTGTCTCTAGGCGAAAGCCTAAATTTGAAGTTGGATCGACGTGATGGTGGCGTCCTTGATGTTGTTTCTCTGTTGGGAGCATCGTGTGTGGAGACAACGGCTTGGAAGTCCTAGGTTACTCTACTAAGGTTATCGCCGTTGTCCAAGTTTAATATTGAGAGGTACAATAAACATCGACGCCGGTGAGTCCAATACGGTGCCTTTCTCGGGCTTGTACAAGTTCTGATATCCACTTGCCATCTCCTATACGGCATCAAGAGTGGATGATGTGTCGACTAGGGAAGTTTGTGTTTGGGAGGGGGGTCGCGACATTGTTCTTTCTAGGCCAGATTTTCTTGCTTTGTAGTTGTGTGTCGGTGGTGGCTGTCTTCGGACTAGCCTCGGTGTGGAGTTGGGACTAcactcggtgttcactttgagttTTTTCTAAG includes these proteins:
- the LOC124674207 gene encoding zinc finger AN1 and C2H2 domain-containing stress-associated protein 16-like gives rise to the protein MGTPEFPDLGRHCSVGDCHQIDFLPFTCDRCEYVFCLQHRSYTSHKCPVANNKDVTVVICPLCAKGVRLNPNEDANITWEAHVNTDCDPSNYQRATKKKKCPVPRCKETLTFSNTIRCKDCSKEHCLKHRFGPDHMCPGPRKLEPTFPFANMLRRSQKVEPRANSSSSSSSWWGSSLLNAASSFRSSAEAGMQKLSIATSEVVQKAKDGITPSSSSGDLVEQCVQCPARFSNVGALIEHVEKSHGNSLQLSRGRVTIDACPKCSKGFQDPVLLVEHVEREHGGTSKA